One Rhizoctonia solani chromosome 2, complete sequence DNA segment encodes these proteins:
- a CDS encoding U6 snRNA-associated-like-Sm protein LSm7, with translation MPRVPGSHLPISSPGATADPCLPIPAVPVNATKMYRTPYWKFELASGPGYRTLSLLIRYSDVRFEPCPPARGTFRGRGAPRGGSASRGGAPPGSADKPRREAILDLSKYQDERIRVKFTGGRQVTGVLKGYDQLLNLVLDDVQEERQEPTPHTRALGLAVLRGPTITILSPVDGSEEIENPFAQQG, from the exons ATGCCCAGGGTGCCTGGATCACACCTTCCTATTTCAAGTCCCGGGGCAACTGCAGATCCATGCCTTCCTATACCGGCTGTTCCGGTGAACGCAACTAAAATGTATCGTACTCCATACTGGAAATTCGAATTGGCGTCTGGCCCTGGTTATCGCACACTCTCTTTACTTATCAGGTACTCTGACGTCAGGTTCGAGCCTTGCCCGCCG GCGCGCGGAACATTCCGTGGAAGAGGTGCACCTCGCGGTGGCTCAGCATCTCGTGGTGGTGCCCCCCCAGGATCAGCAGACAAACCTCGCCGCGAAGCTATCCTCGACTTGAGCAAATATCAAGACGAACGCATTCGTGTGAAATTCACCGGAGGCCGTCAAG TCACCGGCGTGCTCAAGGGCTATGATCAGCTACTCAACCTCGTGTTAGACGACGTACAGGAGGAGAGGCAGG AACCTACACCACATACACGTGCGCTCGGCCTCGCCGTCTTGCGTGGTCCCACTATCACAATCCTTAGCCCAGTGGACGGATCCGAG GAAATCGAAAACCCATTCGCGCAACAAGGATGA
- a CDS encoding protein-histidine kinase — MYRTPSPTSDDGVPPADDLPRPAIASTVRKTTRFQTGLKVHWARFKSQLGTGSALSESAIEASAGESTEGSSNYRRYIEKVGGRNTPAVGPADDGPVDEIVVDNQFLVPGEKSVTQPSEVGDKQYTPDGHNSHQHTTEPRLNSHGIPASDSYFEGTANSIWDKHPALVALRYRILPFLWRFFNLSFHDPEAESHYLKERYYTKKRLAFFASLFFILNWILALALIPRPLQTIDHVFYYGVAPAITVPGPLFIIFDVYRRAPWFYQLWLTAQTYIWAFYNILFIYLCGFYGQPSYWSCGNRDFLGLFYFTTGLPVMALFGMHQHRLPAALAASIIAILMGVLVIPWRTSWSRNLINFIIYQLRDQLKTQYKATQKAQVSERKAADSKRRLTSYIFHEVRVPLNTALLATQNMAAAMTLSKEHDVEFNALEAADARGLELISEFDPAIDETIRKANQGDEIKRGLVNGGMVNQDDYEEDAVVLGDEMRLRQIITNLASNAAKFTEAGGKIFIRTKLLIATPSRPNPFASQSQSGASGVSSGSGGDSPSSSRGNSHVRDEEKGLRSHHSHSHIGEKESRDSHSYPRPIEQIVVRIEVEDTGVGIRKKDLVDNRLFSAFNQTEVGRLQGGKGTGLGLALVRHIVRLSGGRLGVKTRRWIHVLGGTITWRRAETRSRIIERSGFVLDASSGVGPEPHDITPSTIASNPSDIGFVPTLPIESNAALKTIIEHGGMVELASRRPRAPAGTGEVPIVVTRNMDSADASALANAALGQAGILASGATKDATTGVTSTTDASAPNTNVDSTSDLATTHATPIATTPKTVHQRPSYMPLPERQQFNFPPPELSANDDIEKTNTLNVLIVDDDPLTRRLMSRMLTRLGCTCETAENGLIALEMLLGPMTGTPSTGDPPPSTNSELSGINAQGMGKYAVVFLDNQMPLCSGLEVMRQLRSIGRQDFVVGVTGNALKEDQEEYYEAGVDKH, encoded by the exons ATGTATCGTACTCCTTCGCCTACGTCCGATGATGGGGTCCCTCCTGCCGACGATCTACCTCGGCCGGCCATTGCTTCGACCGTCCGCAAGACTACTAGATTCCAAACTGGGCTCAAG GTTCATTGGGCAAGATTCAAGAGCCAACTCGGGACCGGAAGTGCACTGTCTGAAAGTGCAATTGAGGCTAGTGCGGGCGAGTCAACCGAAGGCTCTTCCAACTATCGCCGCTACATCGAGAAGGTTGGTGGCCGAAATACCCCGGCTGTAGGGCCCGCCGACGACGGTCCGGTCGATGAGATTGTGGTTGACAACCAG TTTCTGGTACCAGGAGAAAAGTCAGTTACCCAACCCTCTGAAGTAGGGGATAAACAGtacactcccgacggccacaATTCTCATCAACACACTACGGAGCCACGCCTCAACTCACACGGTATCCCCGCAAGCGACAGTTATTTCGAAGGTACGGCAAACAGTATATGGGATAAACACCCAGCTCTCGTTGCGCTGAGGTATCGTATACTACCATTCCTCTGGCGCTTTTTCAA TCTATCGTTCCACGATCCTGAGGCCGAATCCCATTACCTCAAGGAGAGGTATTATACTAAGAAACGGCTTGCTTTCTTCGCATCActcttcttcatcctcaACTGGATTCTGGCTCTCGCACTGATCCCGCGCCCCTTGCAAACAATCGACCATGTATTCTATTATGGAGTCGCTCCAGCAATAACTGTGCCGGGCCCATTGTTCATCATATTTGATGTCTATCGGCGTGCACCCTGGTTTTATCAACTATGGCTCACCGCGCAGACATATATATGGGCGTTCTACAATATTctttttatttattt GTGTGGATTCTATGGCCAGCCATCTTACTGGTCATGTGGCAATCGAGACTTCTTGGGGCTATTTTA CTTTACAACCGGGCTTCCTGTCATGGCACTCTTTGGGATGCACCAACATCGTCTCCCTGCAGCTTTGGCGGCCTCCATCATCGCCATCCTAATGGGTGTACTTGTTATCCCCTGGCGTACATCATGGTCTCGCAACCTCATCAACTTTATCATATACCAA CTACGCGATCAGCTCAAGACCCAGTACAAGGCTACACAGAAGGCTCAAGTCAGCGAACGAAAAGCAGCGGATTCTAAGCGGCGGCTAACAAGCTACATCTTTCATGAG GTTCGGGTACCGTTGAACACCGCGT TGTTGGCAACGCAGAATATGGCAGCAGCAATGACCCTGAGTAAGGAACATGATGTGGAATTCAACGCACTCGAAG CCGCAGATGCACGAGGGCTGGAACTCATCAGCGAATTCGACCCCGCCATCGATGAGACAATCCGCAAGGCTAATCAGGGAGACGAGATCAAGCGTGGATTGGTGAACGGTGGCATGGTTAATCAAGATGACTATGAAGAAGATGCCGTCGTCCTCGGTGATGAG ATGCGCCTGCGCCAAATTATTACCAACCTCGCTAGCAACGCAGCCAAGTTTACCGAAGCTGGTGGAAAGATTTTCATCAGGACCAAACTTCTCATTGCCACACCCTCCCGGCCTAACCCCTTCGCTTCGCAGAGTCAATCAGGTGCATCTGGGGTCTCCAGTGGCTCCGGAGGTGACTCTCCTTCTTCATCCCGAGGGAACTCACATGTGCGCGACGAGGAAAAAGGTCTACGCAGCCATCACAGTCATAGCCACATTGGAGAAAAGGAATCTAGGGATAGTCATTCGTATCCTCGTCCTATCGAACAGATTGTGGTGCGAATCGAGGTGGAGGACACGGGTGTCGGTATACGCAAGAAAGATCTGGTGGATAACCGATTGTTCAGCGCATTCAACCAGACAGAAGTTGGTCGGCTGCAGGGAGGCAAGGGTACAGGTTTGGGATTGGCAT TGGTTCGGCACATCGTGAGGCTTTCTGGGGGTCGTCTTGGTGTCAAGA CGAGACGTTGGATCCATGTTTTGGGTGGAACTATCACTTGGCGTCGGGCGGAGA CTCGCTCACGGATCATTGAGCGATCTGGTTTCGTCCTAGATGCGTCCTCGGGCGTGGGCCCTGAACCTCACGACATCACACCAAGCACCATTGCGAGCAATCCATCTGATATTGGTTTCGTCCCCACATTACCAATCGAAAGCAATGCTGCGCTTAAAACGATTATT GAGCATGGCGGTATGGTTGAATTAGCATCAAGAAGACCTCGTGCTCCTGCAGGCACAGGCGAAGTTCCTATTGTTGTCACCCGTAACATGGATTCTGCCGATGCTTCTGCTCTGGCCAACGCAGCGCTAGGTCAAGCCGGAATTCTCGCTTCCGGTGCTACGAAGGATGCAACCACTGGTGTAACTTCAACCACAGACGCCAGTGCACCCAACACCAATGTTGATTCCACATCAGATCTAGCGACTACCCATGCTACCCCCATCGCCACTACGCCTAAAACGGTGCATCAACGTCCGAGCTATATGCCTCTTCCGGAGCGTCAGCAGTTCAACTTCCCTCCGCCAGAGTTATCCGCAAACGATGATA TCGAAAAAACCAATACTCTCAATGTGCTGATTGTTGATGACGATCCGCTGACTCGGAGGCTAATGTCGAGGATGCTGACCAGACTTGGATGTACTTGTGAAACGGCCGAGAATGGGTTGATTGCATTGG AAATGCTGTTGGGACCTATGACTGGAACTCCATCGACAGGGGATCCGCCACCATCGACGAACTCTGAATTATCTGGCATTAATGCTCAGGGGATGGGTAAATATGCTGTAGTTTTCTTGGATAATCA GATGCCGCTCTGCAG TGGGTTGGAGGTAATGCGCCAACTACGATCCATTGGACGCCAAGACTTTGTCGTTGGAGTCACTGGGAACGCCCTCAAGGAGGATCAAGAAGAATACTACGAAGCAGGGGTTGATAAGCATTGA